The following proteins are co-located in the Canis aureus isolate CA01 chromosome X, VMU_Caureus_v.1.0, whole genome shotgun sequence genome:
- the KLHL34 gene encoding kelch-like protein 34 has product MSYFLSYCKAHGGALLTGYQALRAEGFLCDVTLEAEGSEFPAHRSLLACASDYFRALFKSHTRESRASVIHLHVPSAAGLQRLLDFIYTAWLPLSMDTVEDTLEAASYLQVTEALGLCGRYLERQLAPDNCCFAANVAARFGLLHTLGAAERCIARHLRELLLRGAGPAGLLELNPTSLKALLGAPDLARVPESWLLGLALAWLRQEPEAERLAHCASLLERVRFGLVPADVLRRVYSGSGLDLPARVKGLIIQALNYHRAPSRQPLLQGEQTSVRSPQTRILLVGGRRAREAVAEEVVVPQRVARGRGAAPEPQEEEEEEEEEEEEEQVEEEEDWELTQDVLAFDVYNHRWRSLTRLPAPLLGHSVCTAGNFLFVLGGESPPEAASSPPADGPRPVTAEVHRYDPRFHAWTALPAMREARAHFWCGAVGEGLLAVGGLGADGQALASVEMYDLRRDRWTAAAALPRALHGHAGAVGDRGVVYISGGKAGSGEGGASSLRDVYALGPGERAWSKRAPMSTARFGHHMAVLRGAVFAFLGRYEPFSEIERYDPGTDQWTRLRPLPYDRFCYGLAVVEETALLLGGLKWRESRQVPTRNVVGYDLDLDRWEDIGCALPWAWSGLQCAVLQLAEGGDEEREGGRAGAPDLVLGLMG; this is encoded by the coding sequence ATGAGTTATTTCCTCTCCTACTGTAAAGCTCATGGCGGCGCACTGCTCACCGGCTACCAGGCCCTGCGCGCCGAGGGCTTCCTGTGTGACGTGACGCTGGAGGCGGAGGGCAGCGAGTTCCCGGCCCACAGGTCGCTCCTGGCGTGTGCCAGCGACTACTTCAGGGCCCTGTTCAAGAGCCACACCCGGGAGTCCAGGGCAAGCGTGATTCACCTGCACGTGCCGTCGGCGGCCGGCCTGCAGCGCCTGCTGGACTTCATCTACACCGCCTGGCTGCCGCTCTCCATGGACACGGTGGAAGACACGCTGGAGGCCGCCAGCTACCTGCAGGTGACCGAGGCACTGGGGCTGTGCGGCCGCTACCTGGAGCGCCAGCTGGCTCCCGACAACTGCTGCTTCGCCGCCAACGTGGCGGCGCGCTTCGGCCTGCTGCACACGTTGGGCGCCGCGGAGCGCTGTATCGCGCGCCACCTGAGGGAGCTGCTGCTGCGGGGCGCCGGCCCCGCGGGGCTGCTGGAGCTGAACCCCACGTCGCTGAAGGCTCTGCTGGGTGCCCCCGACCTGGCGCGGGTGCCCGAGTCCTGGCTGCTGGGCCTGGCACTGGCCTGGCTGCGGCAGGAGCCTGAGGCCGAACGCCTGGCCCACTGCGCCTCGCTGCTCGAGCGCGTTCGCTTCGGCCTCGTCCCTGCCGACGTGCTGCGGCGCGTGTACTCGGGCTCTGGCCTCGACCTGCCCGCGCGGGTCAAGGGCCTCATCATCCAGGCCCTCAACTACCACCGGGCGCCCTCCCGCCAGCCGCTGTTGCAGGGCGAGCAGACCAGCGTCCGCAGTCCCCAGACCCGCATCTTGCTGGTAGGGGGGCGCAGGGCTCGGGAGGCGGTGGCCGAGGAGGTCGTGGTCCCCCAGAGGGTAGCCAGGGGCAGGGGCGCCGCGCCGgagccccaggaggaggaggaggaggaggaggaggaggaggaggaggagcaggtggaagaggaggaggactgGGAGCTCACCCAGGACGTGCTGGCCTTCGACGTGTACAACCACCGCTGGCGCAGTCTCACGCGGCTGCCTGCACCGCTCCTGGGGCACAGCGTGTGCACCGCAGGCAACTTCCTGTTCGTCCTGGGCGGGGAGAGCCCTCCGGAGGCCGCCTCCTCGCCGCCGGCAGATGGCCCGCGGCCGGTCACGGCGGAGGTGCACCGCTACGACCCGCGCTTCCACGCTTGGACCGCGCTGCCCGCTATGCGGGAAGCGCGGGCCCATTTCTGGTGCGGCGCGGTGGGCGAGGGGCTGCTGGCCGTCGGGGGTCTGGGCGCGGACGGCCAGGCGCTGGCGTCCGTGGAGATGTATGACCTGCGCCGGGACCGCTGGACGGCGGCCGCGGCGCTGCCGCGGGCGCTGCACGGCCACGCGGGGGCCGTCGGGGACCGTGGCGTCGTGTACATCTCTGGGGGCAAGGCGGGAAGCGGCGAGGGCGGCGCGAGCAGCCTCCGGGACGTGTACGCCCTGGGACCTGGGGAGCGAGCGTGGAGCAAGAGGGCGCCCATGAGCACCGCCCGCTTCGGGCACCACATGGCCGTGCTGCGCGGCGCGGTGTTCGCCTTTCTGGGGCGCTATGAGCCCTTCTCGGAGATCGAACGCTATGACCCCGGCACGGACCAGTGGACCCGGCTGCGACCGCTGCCCTACGATCGCTTCTGCTACGGGCTGGCCGTGGTGGAGGAGACGGCGCTGCTGCTCGGCGGCCTCAAGTGGCGGGAGTCGAGGCAGGTGCCTACCCGCAACGTGGTGGGCTATGACCTCGACCTGGACCGCTGGGAGGACATTGGCTGCGCgctcccctgggcctggagcgGCCTCCAGTGCGCGGTGCTGCAGCTGGCTGAGGGCGGGGACGAGGAGAGGGAGGGCGGGCGCGCAGGGGCGCCGGATTTAGTGCTGGGCTTAATGGGGTAG